Genomic window (Argopecten irradians isolate NY chromosome 2, Ai_NY, whole genome shotgun sequence):
TATAGAGAGAAAATCtatattttctctttatttAGATGTACAGATTCATTTGTatgctaaaataaaatatttataaattaatcaaCAAAGACATTTTCTGCATGAAATTATCTACAAAAGTTGATAATTAAGATATATCATCTATCTTCATCGGATTTAACATCTCGCTAAATGCCCGGGATCAAGGGGCATTTTTGAATATCTTCCATATTATCGAAATGAACATATTCAGGGACACAAGATAGTTTACAAAGCCGtcatcattttattgttaattgatttattcttattttacACTTAGCTCTCAAATGGAAGACATGTGATTTCAAATATGTCTACTCATCTGTAGGGATGGACAAAAGGGCAGCTGGGACCAGCATTCCTAGATATCCTTCTCATCTGTAATACCACGCTAGACAAAGGATCCGTCATCATGACATCGTATTTCATTGGCAGAGTGATAGGATCTATTTTAGGAGGAGCTGTGTACTCTAAATGTAACAGATACCTTATCCTAATAGTGGCTTTGACTACCAACAGCTCAATGTTCGCTGCAATACCCTGGTGCACAACATATGAAGTGATGATTTCTGCGCATGTCATCCATGGCATTTCCGGTGGTGTAATGTCTGTCAGTAAGTAGATAAACCAGTTGATAGCATAGTTTGCATAATTTGACCATGAACAACATGTAGTTTCCTTAAataaaatagtcattgtcattATCGTTAACAACATCAAGATATTTGATAGACAAAGTTATCAAGATTTGAAAGAAGGTAATGATGTTGTGCCTTTTTCTCGCTCTCATGAGAACAAGTGATGTAAAACACATATGCATGAAGGTCTATTTCCAATTAGCTAGGAagataaattttcttttatagTTTTATTTGTCTTTGAGTATCTTAACatagaaattataaaatttgACGTTAGAAATGCTTCTGGCagtcaaaatttttttttttttttttttttttttggtaaagGTAGACTTGCAACAATTCAGGAAGTTTTTTGTTTTGCGTAAAAATCAAAAGAATGGGATCTTATTATAACTCATAGCATTACTTGCGATAGTAATGAAGCTTTCAAACTATTGTTTCAGCTTTGATATCCATAGCAGCTTCAATATGGGGAGCTTCAGTGAGGGGAAGGGTGTATATGAACAGCTTTTACGCGGCGTTTGCGGTTTCTGGTTTCTTGTCTCCAATGGTAACATCAAAATTTCTCGTCCCTACTGACGTCATCAGATATGATACGTCATTGAACAACTCTCGAATTACTGTGAATAACATCAGTTGGAAAAGCTCGTATTACATACCGATTCAGCGAAATAATCTAACAGATACAGACGAACTCAATTCCAGCCTATATTTAGCGTATTTGATTTCGGCTGGATTAGCATTCTGCAGTGCACTTCCTTTTGCTGCGATTTACCTAAAAACGCAAAATAGCTcttttaaacaacaaaacaaagacGAGTTACAATTTATCGGCAGACTTCCAACATGGACGAAAATACTTCAGTTGATAAATGTTGGGGTGTTTGCAGCAGTTTTTATATCTCTGGATTTCACATTTAGTGGATACTTAACGGTGTTTTGTGTTCAACATTTACAGTGGAAGAAAACATCCGGGTCTATGCTGACATCAGTTGCTTTTATTGCCTTGCTTTCGGGACGGATAGGTGGTGCTGTATTAACACACTATCTTAAACCACtgacaatgttgatgatttCAATTGGTTTGTGTTCAGTAGGATTCGTCGGTTTCTTGTTAAGTGCTGTTTACCTTGACCACACGGGGATATGGATATCTGTGTGTGTTTTAGGGATACCTATGGGCGTCGTTTGGCCCTGCCTGTTAAGCTGGATCAACGAGAAACTAATACCATTGGGAGGTAAAATAGCGGCCTACGTAATGATTGCATCGTTTATGGGTGCCCTTTTCAGCCCAATGCTGTTTGGGTATATGATGGAGGAGATATCCCCGTTATGGTTCTGTTTCCTCAGCTTAGGGAAGACCATTGTCGCCATCATCAGTGTAGTATTCATAGTTATTTATACCAGATGTCAATCAAGGTTAGAGAGTAAACAAAGCAATGATTAAACTGTCAAATGCTGAAAAgataataatgtacattttactAAATCATTCATCTCATTATTTCTCAATTTCATCCGGAAACCAAAACAAAAGTTTGGAAAATGTGTGAATCCTTGTAATGTTCGAAGATCAGTAAGTCTATAGAGAGAAAATCtatattttctctttatttAGATGTACAGATTCATTTGTATGCTAAAAtagaatatttataaattaatcaaCAAAGACATTTTCTGCATGAAATTATCTACAAAAGTTGATAATTAAGATATATCATCTATCTTCATCGGATTTAACATCTCGCTAAATGCCCGGGATAAAGGAGCATTTTTGAATATCTTCCATATTATCGAAATGAACATATTCAGGGACATCAAGATAGTTTATAAGAAACATCATTGTCCATTTCCAAATCTTCAACTTACATTTAATTGTCTACTCTGTGGAGGATAATTTTAGATGTCCCTAAGTTAAAGGTAGCCATATCCAGTGCTAAaaacaatgtatattaaaaaatcCATTTCAAACTATGAGAATattaaaactattgaaaatCAAAGAAGTTCACACCCGTATGATGATGCCGAAATGAATTGAAAGTAGTTCCCTGGATATTGTCAGTGGCGCTTTTTGCCACCATgtatattagaaaaaaacatCGGCCAACCAAAAAGTCAGATtagtatgaaataaaaatgtaatcaTATAACTTTGGAACAAGTCAGGTAAACTTGTTAAAGATACTCGGTTATTGATGCagatagaaaatatataaatataaatgaagcATTCGCAAGAAAGCTACAACATTGCTTTACGTTTGGTTGTGCATAGCGTTAAACATGTCTACAATGCTACTGCACATTTGTCTGTTTAATGATGTGAGCGCGGACatgatattataaattatgaaataattctCAAACTGTTGATAACTTTTGATGgtgaataaaacattaaaagatGATTTGCCAGTATGCAAATAGTAGCGCATTTAACTTTTTAAAGTTTCTGATAATTTTAATAAGTCTGACATTAGCAAACCCCTGGTAAAACGGTAATACATTATGATAAAGGAATTCTAAGTACTTATTTAAAATCCATCACTTCAGACAATTGTTCAATATAATATCATGTGAAATGATAAGATTAAGATAAGATTCGCCGTGCTAACTTTTTTTTGTGTCAAATTATTCTATAAAATTCTCAAACAGTCATAAACTTTTGATCGTGCTGGTCCAAATTCTTTCTCAAATTCGGCATTAGAAAGCTGAAAACTATTTGTAGACATTTTGTCCCAGGTATATACCGCTTCTTTGCAAATTGGATCGGGAGATGCAATGAGCTCTCTGCGGAAAGATTCCAAACAGGAAGTGGCTTCATTAAAGGGGACATCACAAGGAACTGATGTGTTTTTCACAATTATTACAAGAGCTTTACTAAGACAAGAAATCAGTAACCTTTCAGTCGTTGCACCTTTGCATGAAAATGATTTCCAAATTGTGTAATGATCACGCGAGAGGCTGAAACCGTTATCAAAGAAATTCCTATACAATTCACAAGAATAATTGAATAACGGGCTGTGGCAGTGAGTGAAGAATTCCGTCTGACCTTGCGGATTTTTGCACCACACCGGAATAGGGCCATTCCCATCACCTCCTGTGACAGGAGTACAGAAACACTCTGAGTCAGGAGCCTCTCCAAACGCCGCTAAATTCTGACATGACACCCAGCAGTGTACATCCGGTGTACATTTCTCACAGTTACATGAATGTTTGTTTTTCGTCTTCTGTCTGATCAGGACGCTTGGCATACAGTACAGTCTCTCATACCGTGACGTCGGAGTTAGTGGGAACACTTTGAGACAGGCCACAGCATTTACTTTCGTAGCGTCACATTGTAATGAAGTGACAAAATTATCACGTGATTTACTGGGAGATGGGGAAATCGCCAGCTCGGAGAAGGAATTGATTACAACATCTGTATAATTCTTTGGAACTGCAGTAGACTTCTGCCCTGTccaaaaatgattatttttttaagcattgatgtaactatttttgaAAACTTCAttggggtattttttatatatatattttttaaatatttttggacagaaattttgtttgcaaactacgcggattctcacaaacggtttcaaacaaaatttacttatttttgaaTATAGCTCATATCATCTATTGATACCTCAAGCACCTTTTTGACAGCCACGATAGTTTAAAGAATAGTGGATATGCAAGATCAGGTTATATGATATAATGGTCTTCAAAACGTAAGCTGAACTGGTATTTAATGTTTCAAACTTAAATAGGCtcaaaattatatacaattttacGTGTCTATACCAATAATCTTTTCTGATAATTTTCACTCAGAAATATAGCATgacaataaaacataattagGCTCTTAAAAAGTGTATCGAAATCTACTTACAGTAGGACTTTTCGTATTCAGACTGTGCAGAGGTAGGAAATATGGTGAGGTTCCCAACTGCCTTGATTTCACCACCCTCGGTATAAACCTCTATTGTAGCACGCCCTTGATgaattaaaattgtatatacTATACATACAGTAACATTTCAACAATCGACAAAATCACTGCAGCAGTCCTAAAGCTACTCCTGCTTCTAATCTCCGACCAACGTCAATGATACTGATGGCAGCGTCAATCCGTATGGGAGTCATCTAAGCATTAAATCAATTGCATTCTTTTGGAATTTTTGTGAGTATGAATACTAACTAGACAGTGGCAAATTCCACATGATGTGCGCTAGTTTAatggttatatttacatttgatagcAATTTAATGATAAAGTCTCAAGACATTTCGCATCTATAATGCATTGAAATTATAATAGTCAAAGACgaaacagccatttgaacagcaaTCTTCTGTGATCGCTCGCACGACAAATGTGTTACAATGACAATGACATCAAAGTAAGCGGATAGCAGTTCATGAACTGATGAATTCAAGAACTACATTTGGTAAGTTACATAGTGGtgctgcagtgaaaatgtaaatatataaatataatggaCTGTTTGTCCATGTGGGTATACGTAGGCGGTCattgtaacgtcataatttttgAGAAACTGTAAGTTAGGTCTCTGGTAAAAAAAACTTGTCTTcttgtatttatgtttgtttgctAAATTAGATATGCTTTTTATACTGATGCGATAGGTTATACTATTagtgaatgtttttttttattttttttttattttgtaaactaATTAGGGGAGGGGGTCCATAGAGAGGGATGGTAATAATGATTTAATggcacaaacaaataaaatcatgaaaacataaattgtatgatgaaataaatcaaatattaattatatcaagTCATTTAATGATGAAAAGATACGCAAAACAATATAGAAAATAGTAtcatacaataatgtatattgataagatcaaaCCATATACAGAACTTGATCCTACATTTAAAACACTGATATTCTATTTCACCTTATAGTGTCAAGTCCAACCTGTTCTGTGTGCGTATGTacaacaatctgattaaaatacagatccccattatacactacgttatggAGATCGTAGTGTATAATGGGGATAAggtattttaaagatgctctaccgccgacagagcataaatgatattcatcatttgaacaataattggtctttaatcgtgtatatatgtctaattaaaattaaaaaaaaaatatataaaatcatttatttcgaCTTTGGTGCGTGCGCAAtgagtacttcattccatataggatatagtgacacggaattttttcgggatgcaattaattatttttcatgtttttaacttgaagttgaagtaaaattaaaagctcaaacttttcaatgatggtaatggtgtaaagaaagtaacttttgtaactgaagaaaaatactaaatcgtctactcctgtttttgatagtgaaaaaataccatttgtcagcggtggagcaactttaatcagattgtatgtACAACCACGCGGAATTGATCACAgaattaacatatatatgtgttatctAGGTGTTATTACAGATGAAGGTGGTCACTCTGTGTGTGTTTTATTCTTTCGCTGCCTGTCTCTCAACAAGTGTACTGTCGTTATTAGAATTGATGATAAAACAGTAAAAATCAATCTTACGACATTAGACAATAGACAAATCAATACGTCATGGTTTGAGTTTAAATAGAATTGATTGATGAACATGTGTGTTTAGTATAGCCTTCAGAAAAGCTATATTGtcattactatatacatgtacatatataacgatgtatttttttcaacatCTGTTGACTGTCCTTTTAAAACATCGACtaacaaatgtacatatatatatatgtagctagATAAAAGCGCTTATTGATATTAAATGGGTCTCGTTCTAAAATTAATCACtgattaaatttgattttacctaaatatttctttatttaccGACAGTTTCTCATAAATAAGAAAACTCAAATAGATTCAATCATACAAATTTTCGTACATGTGTTATGGTATCCACAAATAAAATTGCAAAACATGTGCATGTAAACGATGTcccataaaatatatcaattgaCATTTCTATCGAGATGGATACAATTTTATGTACATACCTGGATATGCCTggaatatcaatgaaacggtcagaaaataaacaatagctCCCATACTTGTATTGGTAATATGTCGTCTTCTTTATTACGTTGTATATATAGGCGTTATATAATATATCCACCCGGTGAAAAGCATGTAAATCACGTGACCATGCATGTAACGCCAATGATTAGATCTTTCATTTTGTGCAATTCTTCCCAGTGATTCAAACATAGTTCTGGCTTTAACTCTCTTATTATCGTTCCTTTTACCATTAattaactgtcctatatgttgccctttactgtgttacatgtttataaagacagtcacttataagacgGTAAAAGGTAACTTATGGGAGAGTATGGGTGAGTGTACGAAGGTCTCTGACATAATCGCATACTTGTTTTAATGCACAACACACAACAAggaatattttgttgtttttaaccCAAACCAAAATATGAACAGAATTGAACCCCCTGTTATTGACTAAGAATTAAACACATATCTACTGATAATTTCAGCTTTCTGAAAAGTTCCTGCTTTTGTATACCACGTTGACTTTAAATTTCTGATGTTCTTTTACATTTActtttgtattatatttcaCAATTGGTTTCCAGAGATTTCGACTAAATCTTATATGGCACATGTAACAGCTGATGGTactaaagatacatgtatatgtatgcataatgatttagtattttcctgataaatccaagatggccactaaGGTTCTAGATGTGTCAAAATCTTTAAATCCTCCGATTTTAATGAAAGTTTTGGGGGCGGAGGGTACTGACTATATTGAATTGGCCTGGAAATCACTGCCTCTAACAGACACATTATTTGACTAGTTTCGTGTCATTATTTCTTTACTCATCAGTAATGTTTTAAAAGTCACTTTTAAGTGTTAAATCAAATGAGgtacatacaaatatatgttcGTATGTTTCTAAAGTCTGTTTTAGTAACAAATATCGCAAAAACACTTCAATTTCAGAAACTAATATCACAGCATCACTGTTGGTAGAGATAGGAATTGTCTATGTGCTATTcatcatataaaacacatacaaaGATAATGCTACCAGAACCCTTAGACAAAGGCCAAAGACCTtactgaaattaaaaacaaaagtgtACTATATTAACACGAAGAattgctatgttttaagttagaaaTAACccacaaaatgtataatttggAAAAGAGAGCTTAGTGGGTTTCGATTCAGTTCTCTCTCCCGCAATTGTAGTTTTTGGCTCATCTCCATAattcaaaaaagaaaaagagcTTTTTGAATGTGACTCTCGGTACCGATTGTACAGTATTAGTTCTACCTTGTttagataacaatataaaaatgcGTTAAATCATTGACAAGAACATGTCTCACATCTTGATACACGTCTATcatttatttaccattttaaCATGTTCGACTCTATGCCTACTCACTTGATATTAAATACTTTATTTAATCAATACTAGTGGGATATGTTGAGTACTAGATTATCCACTTTGTCACATTTTACCAAAGAAAAACTTTAGTATTCTTTTGGCTATTgctgaaataaattcaaagcaGTACATGGTCTtgtttactgtatacatattatcataaaaaaataaatcaaacatgggtctgcaCACTAAGTCGCTTCAACGTGATTTCAAGAAGTAGAGGAGGGGGAAAATACATTGTAGGTTGAAAATAAAGTGGCCGGATATGTCAATACTGTAGTGTAGTTTTGACGGTATACAAAAATAATGAGTTGTCCACTTTGTAGAAGTAAATGTAATTTATACTCACAGCTTTtactcttttttcttttttaaattgttactGAGGTGGGTGAAGTCCAAGATGAAGGCGGTGATGTGAGTATGGGAAAATGACACAATCCATCTTCTCTGTCATTGTAATTTATTAACACAAAGGTGTCTGCACACGCGTACACGCGTAGAgtctgtaacaaaataaaacaagattCATTAAATACAAgttcacatttcaataatacataataacataacattcatactaaTCACACACGCACGCGCACGCCATATACACGCGCCACACGCACGCGCACGCGCACGCACCCACACACACCATCATacacacacacgcacacacaTATAAGATCCCTAAGTAgcatacagtataaatatatataaatctggATCAGATTCACAATATATCTAAGACACAAAATAATATCAGAGTTAATCTATATATAAACTCTACAACAACTATTAATTAGAGTTTACGCTAATAGAAATAGCTTTTGCtatttatcataaatacaaGGGGAGACAAACTGTTCCCactataatataaaataagcGGAGACAATCTGTCTCCTCTACACCAAATTATACCAGGGCGAGATAATTCGCCCCTTTACAACTATACAATAAAATACTCTAGTCTAAGAGAAGATAATCTACAATATAAATACTATAATGCATTTACTAAGATCATGTtataatacaaatacatacacattatataaatacacctgtcaggggcgtaggaagcggggggtaGGGGCAGGAGGTGGGGGGCAATTGCCCctcgttccccaggacgggggggcaaacatgtctttttggggccctcccccccccccccattttcgccgagtgaaatgttctaaaattgcacatttgaaagataaaaagggtcctcctgcacatttttgtacttcattttagaaaattttccgctgcgcggcgcgtttcctaaatCGTTCAAGCACTTATTGTTCAAACcattgataatgaaaattcaacACACACGAACAAGACTAAAATGTcaatcaagggattatactatttcaaaaaatgcttcttaaaagattaatttgtttatatgtcttagtaagacaatcaattcattattatttttagttacacaacaatgtgccgatggtgtgaatccggtatgttcagatcgcgctgggttgcataatgataagacaacactcacaattatcatttccaAATGCAGATCACATTACCGTGTTAAATAGGCTTAAacatcatcaaaatacaaagtcgtaatattttttctcggggGAGGGTGGGGGGacccaacaaaaacaaaattctcTATCGCCTACGGCGCTCACAAATTCAAcgaaatgcatcgtaaaacccATCTCAGCCATTCATAATCGTAAATATTTTCCCGCGGGAGAACCCAGTACCTCCCAAACACGAAAATCTCACGCCTTCGgtgctcgcaaaatcatcaaaatacctcgtaaaattcatctcagccattctaaatcgtattttttttccaggGGGGAAACCTCcagaccccccaaacaccaaaatctcacgccttcggcgctcgtaaattcaacaaaatgcttcataaaactcatctctgccattctaaatcgtacattttttcccggggagacTCCCCatccccaaacaccaaaatctcgcgcattcggcgctctaaaactcatctcagtcattctaaatcgtaatattttttccagttgataccccggacccccaaaactCGCACGCTAATTTCCGTATTCACAActttcctgttagcgacgccactgtctatagatattaacaaggattatatgtaataatatatgaaaaaaaagtaaatcaagtatctcctgtgggCGCGcaagggggagggggagggggggggttaCACAATAttgtttcatcttcctacgccactgcctGGTTATGGTCCGACTCAAGGCTTCAATCTTTTCATTTAcattattatctttatataGATAGACAATTATACTTAGATTcaaatatatacttatacttatacaCTTTCAATTTCATTCAACTAATTCAAAAATAGTTTCTACATTCTGataattttaccaaaataaggTAAATAAATAGATAACTTACTCTATGAAAAATGCACAGGATGTATAGACTCTACAATAttagttaaaggcccactacctttccgaaatggctttttattttcataatgggaatataaaacaaaattgataactttgtagagtcgcaaaaattattagcttaataaagtgaatagtcgggcaaagaaaaccagtctaaatgcgttcattggccttccaaaagttctcacatattaatacgacggtcaagttctgcttagtttcccagttctgaccattaaagtaaaggaagttgaaagcattgaaagaaagcattgaaagcgaggctgcgtggaaatgtaaccacggacatagtgagccgggaggacgttttagaatttccatactttaaattaatttcttcgtacgcagacagattttgacgagagatttgatttttccatttcataagaaattatactggatacattcacaacatttttaccgacgactttagccatccttgcccgactgttcactttaaagttaATACActtatcaccttctgaacaatttgattaaaacaagTAAATTTGGAATTttcatcccccgctttcaggacatatagGTAAACATTATCGATGTTAGGTTTAACCtcggttgaaacatgaaaaaataaattgaagtCTTGTTCGAaagtaagacatttaactttgttatcaagtttgaagaaaatcggttcaTATTTATTACAgatattgtacggaagtggcagaaaatgacttttttttttattattaaatcaaagggtcataactctgctaattaagatctgccaaaagtggcgatGCGGGTCGTCTTGTGTTTCCCGCTGTCGTCCTAACATTACAGCACGTTAgtactgcgccagacggcaaaacagcgaactgaatcttcactgttaacatcgATTACGCAAGAaaacttacatttttttttatgttttagccTCATCTTAGGCCGTCATTAACTTTCGTATAATGTTATAGACTCTAGttgttttaagaaacttttaatttttgtttcagataggtaatgggcctttaaagaaaaagaaaagaaaagttaCAGAAGTAGAAAAATTCCCCCTAGATATATCCAAATACCGCAAAAGGTCTGAGAGACCAAAAACACAACTGCTCTCATTAAActctctctgtctctctctgTCTCTTCTCTGTGAACTGCCCACAGACAAAGGAAAGTTCTCAAAAGATAGAATTTTGGAGGGAAAGTTTGACCAATAAAATCAcattattatatctataaatcaataaaatcaataaaaacaattagCTGACCAGTCTTGTAAGTCACCTGACTGATACCTGACCTCGCCTATATGCGCTAACTCATTCCAGGtaacatacaggtatacaggtaaacagGACAGTGACAAATAGACAGTACTGGGCAATACTAGattggccaccagtctcta
Coding sequences:
- the LOC138314592 gene encoding sodium-dependent glucose transporter 1-like, producing the protein MTSYFIGRVIGSILGGAVYSKCNRYLILIVALTTNSSMFAAIPWCTTYEVMISAHVIHGISGGVMSVTLISIAASIWGASVRGRVYMNSFYAAFAVSGFLSPMVTSKFLVPTDVIRYDTSLNNSRITVNNISWKSSYYIPIQRNNLTDTDELNSSLYLAYLISAGLAFCSALPFAAIYLKTQNSSFKQQNKDELQFIGRLPTWTKILQLINVGVFAAVFISLDFTFSGYLTVFCVQHLQWKKTSGSMLTSVAFIALLSGRIGGAVLTHYLKPLTMLMISIGLCSVGFVGFLLSAVYLDHTGIWISVCVLGIPMGVVWPCLLSWINEKLIPLGGKIAAYVMIASFMGALFSPMLFGYMMEEISPLWFCFLSLGKTIVAIISVVFIVIYTRCQSRLESKQSND
- the LOC138314593 gene encoding uncharacterized protein, coding for MGAIVYFLTVSLIFQAYPGRATIEVYTEGGEIKAVGNLTIFPTSAQSEYEKSYWQKSTAVPKNYTDVVINSFSELAISPSPSKSRDNFVTSLQCDATKVNAVACLKVFPLTPTSRYERLYCMPSVLIRQKTKNKHSCNCEKCTPDVHCWVSCQNLAAFGEAPDSECFCTPVTGGDGNGPIPVWCKNPQGQTEFFTHCHSPLFNYSCELYRNFFDNGFSLSRDHYTIWKSFSCKGATTERLLISCLSKALVIIVKNTSVPCDVPFNEATSCLESFRRELIASPDPICKEAVYTWDKMSTNSFQLSNAEFEKEFGPARSKVYDCLRIL